A genomic region of Synechococcus sp. NOUM97013 contains the following coding sequences:
- the fabG gene encoding 3-oxoacyl-[acyl-carrier-protein] reductase, with translation MSTTRTLEGQIALVTGASRGIGRAVALALAEAGAEVVVNYASSPDAAEAVVQTIEASGGKAYALQANVADESAVDGLIKAVLERSGRIDVLVNNAGITRDGLLMRMKTDDWQSVINLNLSGVFLCTRAVTRPMLKQKRGRIINITSVVGLMGNAGQANYAAAKAGVVGFTRSAAKEMASRGITVNAVAPGFIATDMTKDLNAEGILSAIPLGSFGTPEQVAGTVRFLAADPAAAYITGQVIQVDGGMVMG, from the coding sequence ATGAGCACCACTCGCACCCTCGAAGGTCAGATCGCTCTGGTCACCGGAGCCAGCCGGGGCATCGGCAGGGCCGTTGCCCTGGCCTTGGCCGAAGCCGGCGCCGAGGTGGTGGTGAACTACGCCAGTTCCCCGGATGCGGCGGAAGCCGTGGTGCAAACCATCGAGGCCTCCGGGGGGAAGGCCTATGCCCTCCAGGCGAATGTGGCTGATGAGTCGGCCGTCGATGGTCTGATCAAGGCCGTGCTGGAGCGCAGTGGCCGCATCGACGTGCTGGTGAACAACGCCGGCATCACGCGCGACGGCCTGTTGATGCGCATGAAAACCGATGACTGGCAGTCCGTCATCAACCTCAACCTGAGCGGTGTCTTCCTCTGCACGCGCGCAGTGACTCGCCCAATGCTCAAGCAGAAACGCGGAAGGATCATCAATATCACCTCCGTGGTGGGTCTGATGGGCAATGCGGGACAGGCGAATTACGCCGCCGCCAAGGCGGGGGTCGTGGGCTTCACCCGCAGTGCCGCCAAGGAAATGGCCAGCCGGGGGATCACTGTGAATGCCGTGGCACCTGGCTTCATCGCCACGGACATGACCAAGGATCTGAACGCCGAAGGCATCCTCTCGGCCATTCCGCTCGGAAGCTTTGGCACACCGGAACAGGTGGCGGGCACTGTCCGCTTTCTCGCCGCTGACCCAGCTGCGGCCTACATCACTGGTCAGGTGATTCAGGTGGATGGCGGCATGGTGATGGGCTGA
- the groL gene encoding chaperonin GroEL (60 kDa chaperone family; promotes refolding of misfolded polypeptides especially under stressful conditions; forms two stacked rings of heptamers to form a barrel-shaped 14mer; ends can be capped by GroES; misfolded proteins enter the barrel where they are refolded when GroES binds) — translation MAKLLSFSDQSRASLERGMNALADAVRVTIGPRGRNVVLEKSFGAPDIINDGDTIAKEIELEDPFENIGAKLIQQVASKTKDKAGDGTTTATVLAQAMVEEGLRNTAAGASPIELRRGMEAAVAHVVAGLAERSQAVSGDAIRQVATVSAGGDEEVGRMVAEAMDRVSVDGVITVEESKSLATELEVTEGMAFDRGYSSPYFVTDGDRQLCEFDNALLLLTDRKVSSVADLVPVLETVQQSGSPLVILAEEVDGEALATLVVNKNRGVLQVAAVRAPSFGERRKAALADIAILTGGTVISEDRAMSLDKVTLDDLGRARRITISKESTTIVAGEDSQAAVADRVASIRRELENTESEYDREKLTERIAKLAGGVAVIKVGAPTETELKNRKLRIEDALNATRAAVEEGIVAGGGSTLLQLAGSLDAVASKLEGDQRTGVEIVKRALSAPLKQIAINAGANGDVVVEQVQRTGQGFNALTGTYEDLLQAGILDAAKVVRLGLQDAVSIASLLITTEVVVADKPEPAAAAAPGGDPMGGMGGMGGMGGMGGMGMPGMM, via the coding sequence ATGGCCAAACTTCTCAGTTTTTCAGATCAATCCCGCGCGTCGCTTGAGCGTGGAATGAATGCCCTCGCCGATGCCGTGCGCGTCACCATCGGTCCCCGCGGTCGCAACGTGGTGCTTGAGAAGTCATTCGGAGCGCCCGACATCATCAATGACGGCGACACGATCGCCAAGGAAATCGAACTGGAAGACCCCTTCGAAAACATCGGGGCCAAGCTGATCCAGCAGGTGGCGTCCAAGACCAAGGACAAGGCCGGCGACGGAACCACCACGGCAACCGTGCTCGCTCAGGCCATGGTTGAAGAGGGCCTGCGCAACACTGCGGCAGGTGCCAGCCCGATCGAACTGCGTCGCGGCATGGAAGCGGCCGTTGCCCACGTGGTGGCAGGTCTTGCGGAACGCAGTCAGGCTGTGAGCGGCGATGCCATCCGTCAGGTGGCCACGGTCAGTGCCGGTGGTGATGAAGAGGTCGGCCGGATGGTGGCCGAGGCCATGGACCGGGTGAGCGTGGACGGTGTGATCACCGTGGAGGAATCCAAATCCCTCGCCACCGAGCTTGAAGTGACTGAAGGCATGGCCTTCGACCGCGGCTACAGCTCTCCCTATTTCGTCACCGATGGTGACCGTCAGCTGTGCGAATTCGACAACGCACTGCTGCTGCTGACCGATCGCAAGGTGAGCTCGGTCGCCGATCTGGTGCCGGTGCTCGAAACCGTTCAGCAGTCCGGATCCCCCCTGGTGATCCTGGCCGAGGAAGTGGACGGCGAAGCTCTCGCCACGCTGGTGGTCAACAAGAACCGCGGCGTGCTGCAGGTGGCCGCTGTGCGTGCGCCGTCGTTCGGCGAACGACGTAAGGCAGCATTGGCCGACATCGCCATTCTGACCGGTGGCACCGTGATCAGCGAAGACCGGGCGATGAGCCTCGACAAGGTCACACTCGACGATCTTGGACGCGCCCGCCGAATCACCATCAGCAAGGAGAGCACCACGATCGTGGCCGGCGAAGACAGCCAGGCTGCCGTGGCTGACCGGGTGGCCTCCATTCGTCGCGAACTGGAGAACACCGAATCGGAATACGACCGCGAGAAACTCACCGAACGCATCGCCAAACTGGCCGGCGGCGTGGCTGTGATCAAAGTGGGCGCGCCCACGGAAACGGAGCTGAAGAACCGCAAACTGCGCATCGAAGACGCGCTCAACGCCACGCGCGCCGCTGTGGAGGAGGGAATCGTTGCGGGTGGTGGCTCCACCCTGCTGCAGCTCGCCGGATCCCTTGATGCCGTGGCCTCGAAACTCGAGGGTGATCAACGCACCGGCGTGGAAATCGTGAAGCGTGCCCTTAGCGCACCGCTCAAGCAGATCGCCATCAATGCCGGCGCCAACGGTGATGTGGTGGTCGAACAGGTGCAGCGCACCGGCCAGGGCTTCAATGCCCTCACCGGCACCTACGAGGACCTGCTTCAGGCCGGCATCCTTGATGCCGCCAAGGTGGTCCGACTGGGCCTTCAGGATGCGGTGTCGATCGCCTCGCTGCTGATCACCACGGAGGTGGTGGTGGCCGACAAGCCCGAACCCGCAGCGGCAGCGGCACCCGGCGGCGACCCCATGGGCGGCATGGGTGGCATGGGAGGCATGGGAGGCATGGGAGGCATGGGCATGCCCGGCATGATGTGA